The following are encoded in a window of Pongo abelii isolate AG06213 chromosome 16, NHGRI_mPonAbe1-v2.0_pri, whole genome shotgun sequence genomic DNA:
- the JMJD7 gene encoding bifunctional peptidase and (3S)-lysyl hydroxylase JMJD7 has protein sequence MAEAALDAVRRELREFPAAARELSVPLAVPYLDKPPTPLHFYRDWVCPNRPCIIRNALQHWPALQKWSLPYFRATVGSTEVTVAVTPDGYADAVRGDRFMMPAERRLPLSFVLDVLEGRAQHPGVLYVQKQCSNLPTELPQLLPDLESHVPWASEALGKMPDAVNFWLGEAAAVTSLHKDHYENLYCVVSGEKHFLLHPPSDRPFIPYELYTPATYQLTEEGTFKVVDEEAMEKVPWIPLDPLVPDLARYPSYSQAQALRCTVRAGEMLYLPALWFHHVQQSQGCIAVNFWYDMEYDLKYSYFHLLDSLTKASGLD, from the exons ATGGCGGAGGCGGCTTTGGACGCAGTGCGGAGGGAGTTACGAGAATTCCCGGCCGCTGCAAGGG aGCTCAGCGTGCCTCTTGCTGTGCCCTACCTGGACAAACCCCCAACTCCGCTCCACTTCTACCGGGACTGGGTCTGCCCCAACAGGCCGTGCATCATCCGCAACGCTCTGCAGCACTGGCCAGCCCTCCAGAAGTGGTCCCTCCCCTATTTCAG AGCTACAGTGGGCTCCACAGAGGTGACTGTGGCCGTGACCCCAGATGGTTATGCGGATGCCGTGAGAGGGGACCGCTTCATGATGCCAGCTGAGCGCCGCCTGCCCCTGAGCTTTGTGCTGGATGTGCTGGAGGGCCGGGCCCAGCACCCTGGAGTCCTCTATGTGCAGAAGCAGTGCTCCAACCTGCCCACCGAGCTGCCCCAGCTGCTGCCTGATCTGGAATCCCATGTGCCCTGGGCCTCCGAAGCCCTGG GAAAGATGCCCGATGCTGTGAACTTCTGGCTGGGAGAGGCGGCTGCGGTGACTTCTT TGCACAAGGACCATTATGAGAACCTCTACTGCGTGGTCTCGGGAGAGAAGCATTTCCTGTTACATCCGCCCAGCGACCGGCCCTTCATCCCCTATG AGCTGTACACGCCGGCAACCTACCAGCTAACTGAAGAGGGCACCTTTAAGGTGGTGGATGAAGAGGCCATGGAGAAG GTGCCCTGGATCCCACTGGACCCCTTGGTGCCAGACCTGGCCCGGTACCCTAGTTACAGTCAGGCCCAGGCCCTTCGCTGCACGGTGCGGGCCGGCGAGATGCTCTATCTGCCGGCTCTGTGGTTCCACCACGTCCAGCAGTCCCAGGGCTGCATCGCAG TGAATTTCTGGTATGACATGGAATACGACCTCAAGTATAGTTACTTCCATCTGCTCGACTCCCTCACCAAGGCTTCAGGCCTTGACTGA